Genomic DNA from Acidobacteriota bacterium:
CCGTGTACAGGCGGCTGTCCGTCAGCCCATAGGAGTCCCGCAGCGACCTGAAGAGGATGCGGCTCCCGTCCGGGGTCCAGCCGTAGACCTGGTTGTCGTAGCCCCAGCGGGGCGGGAGGGGGCCACGTGCAGGGTAGAACGTGAGCTGCTTCGGCACTCCTCCGCCGGCCGGCATCACGTAGACCTGTTCGTCGCCGTCGTACTGGCCCGTGAACGCGATCCACTTCCCATCGGGCGAGAAGCGGGCGAACAGTTCCAGCCCGGGGTGGCTGGTCAGGCGGACCGCGGTGCCTCCCTCCACCGGCGCCGACCAGAGATCACCGGCGTAGGTGAACACGATCCGGTTCCCGTGGATGTCGGGAAACCTGAGGAGCTTCGTCTGGGCGGCGGCGGCCGTCACCGCCAGAAGGAAAACCAAGACACCGGCCGAAAGACGGAAGCGGGAACGCCACATGGACCGAGCCCTCCATCCCGCCGCGGGGCGCGACGTCGACAGGGCGCGCGATTCTATCGCGGTTCGCGGCCGCCCGCTCCGGAGGAAGGGACCGACTCAGTCGTACCGGACCTCCCGGACGGCACCCTGCGAGCGGAACCACGCGATCGTCCGCTCGAGCCCTTCCTCGAGCGGTGTGCGCGCCGACCAGCCCAGCAGGCGTCGGGCCCGGGTCACGTCCAGGCAGCGGCGAGGCTGGCCGTCGGGCTTCGACGGATCCCACCGGAGCCGCCCGCGGTAGCCCACCAGCCGCGCTATCGTCTCTGCGAGTCGCCGGATCGTGATCTCCTCGCCGGTTCCCAGGTTGATCGGAACCGGATCCTCCATCGTCTCAGCCGCGGCGAGAATCCCCTCCGCCGCGTCGTCCACGTAGAGGAACTCCCGCGACGCCTCCCCCGTTCCCCAGCAGACGACCTCGTCCGCTCGCGCGTCCGCCGCGGCGCTCATCTTGCGGATCAAGGCCGGTATCACGTGCGACGTCTCCAGGTCGAAGTTGTCACCGGGACCGTACAAGTTGACCGGAAGAACCACGGCGCTTCGCAGCCCGTATTCCCGCCGGTAGGCATCCAGCATCACGATCAATGCCCTCTTGGCGATCCCGTAGGGGGCGTTGGTTTCCTCGGGGAATCCGTTCCACAGGTCCTCCTCCCGGAACGGTACCGGCGTGTGCTTCGGGTAGGAGCATACGGTGCCGACCTGCACGAATTTCCGGATACCCCGCTTTCTG
This window encodes:
- a CDS encoding GDP-L-fucose synthase — protein: MKLDWRRTRVTVTGGAGFLGRAVCRLLAARGGQPFVPRRRDFDLTREQDVERLFEVARPEVVIHLAAEVGGIGANRAHPGRFFYANLAMGLHLIEHARKRGIRKFVQVGTVCSYPKHTPVPFREEDLWNGFPEETNAPYGIAKRALIVMLDAYRREYGLRSAVVLPVNLYGPGDNFDLETSHVIPALIRKMSAAADARADEVVCWGTGEASREFLYVDDAAEGILAAAETMEDPVPINLGTGEEITIRRLAETIARLVGYRGRLRWDPSKPDGQPRRCLDVTRARRLLGWSARTPLEEGLERTIAWFRSQGAVREVRYD